DNA from Rosa rugosa chromosome 6, drRosRugo1.1, whole genome shotgun sequence:
CGGGAGGAAGACGTTGGACCCGGACGACCCGGACCCGGAGGACTTGGACTTCTTGGTCTTCCGGGCCTCGGCTTTCTTGCCGGTGCCGCTGCGGTAGCGGAGCCGGACCTGGCTGAGACGGTCGTCGAAGTCGGAGCCGGGTTCTGGGGCCGGGTCGGATGGGGGTGTTTCCGGGTCGGTGGCTCGGGTGGGGAAGGAAAGGAGGGGTTTGGGGTTGTGGGTTTTGGGTGGTGATGAGAGTGGGAATGGGTTTGGGAGTCGCGGAGATGAAGAAGGTGATAGGCTCGCCATTTTCTTCTCTGCAGCTCTCTCACTCTCTGGTTTGGTTTGGataattttttctattttcttaaaattttgCAATTTAAATCAAAACATAATTTTTTGTTGGGTTGGGCTATGGACTTTTCAGGAGGAATTATGGGCTGGCGGGAAGAAAATGGGCTGATGTCATTACCAGGCCACTGGTATttgtactgtttttttttttttttttggtccttAAATCTTGGTGAGAGATGGGATTCTTCCTTGGATTGGATCCCACCCCCAATTTCGAGAGAAAATCATTCGACTGGGAATTTTTAGTAAGGTACTATGATCGGCTATTGAACTTGGATATATATGAAAATGATATTGTCATATGGAACCATTAAATTTGAATCACGTTATTTGAATTAGATACCTATCAAAATTCGGTCTATTAACATGTTATTTAGTAGTTTAGTACGGATAACCTGATTAGTCGGCGTGATACAGTTATATGTACCATATTGATGGAACAGGTCATACTACCAGAATTAGACTTGTTATTATCCAATTAATGATCAGTTGACATATGAGAATGATTTGGTTCATATAATTAAGATTGTGTGGAAAATGATTTGGTTCATATGAGAATGGTGCGAACCATTTTGGCAACCAGAAACTCCATATGATTTTATGAAAAGTATGCCAACTGCCAACTAATGTTGAAACAAGTAAAGCATTGATTTGAACGTTTTGTTTTAAGTCAAAGAAAGTCTTATTAGATTGTATAATGACAAGGCCAAGGGCTCAACTGATTAATATGATGTGTGTTTTTTTGCCAAAAAGaaaagtgatatatatatatcaggacctttctagtgagggatttctttttttggtctttttttgggggatagggcattagaccaacttttcgatcatattttggcatctcaaccgttcaatttttaggtcctaatgtgtagatcacatctgcaaattttcagccaaattgattatcgttaaggcattcaaaactgcaatttacaataatatgtatgaacggttcaagttgaaCAGATTcggtttgtccattgatttaatctagttcgataccttaacgatcaccgatttgactgaaaatttgtagaggtgatctacacatgaggacctaaaaactgaacggttgagattacgaaatgtaatcgaaaagtttgtctaatcccctatccctagaaaagaccaaaaaaagatcCATTTTTTTGGCTGTAACATGATATATCTAGCTACCTACCTACCACAAGAACTAAAGCATTCATAggttccactaagggatcccttttttggtcttttctaaggatagggcattagactaaCTTTTCTATTACATTTCGCAATctcaactgttcagtttttaggtcctaatgtgtagatcatctctggaaattttcagtcaaatcggtgatcgttaaggtatcgaactagattaaatcaatggacgaaccaaatctgtccaacctgaaccgttcatacatataattgtaaatcgcagttttgaatgccttaacgataatcaatttggctgaaaatttgcagaggtgatctacacattaggatctaaaaactgaacggttgagatgccaaaatatgatcgaaaagttggtctaatgccctatccctaacaaagaccaaaaaaagggatctcttactagaagggccctgtgttatatatatatacagagcttctccactgcggacgtTCGCAGTTTTTCTTatgtacggatttccagtttttacccacttttcaatcatattttcacatattaaccgttcagtttttaggtcctaatgtatagatcatctctacaaattttcagccaaattgatgatcgttaaggcattcaaaactgcaatttaccattataaacacgaacggttccggttcgacagattcggttcgttcgcataaattgtagttttgaatgccttaacgatcatcaatttggctgaaattttgtagaaatgatctatacattaggacctaaaaactgaacagttaagatgtgaaaatatgatcgaaaagtgggtcaaatatggaaatccgtacctttttgcttaggtgcggatatccgtatCCGCACCTGAGgaaggttatatatatatatatatatatctgtgtgtgtgtgtttataattatactTGAGCCAGGCTGTAAGATGATATATATCTAGCTAGCTACCTACCACAAGAACTAAAGCATTCATAGGTTGACAAGGCTAAGAATCAAGTGACTGATATGATGTCTGTTTGTCTGCCAAAAAGaaaagtgatatatatatatatatataggattaaatacttgttacttctcaaacttttccctgaaaaacagtttagtccctcgcctttcaaattaaactagatagtccttattctttctaattctcacacaataggtccaaaacaagtataaaatgactattctacccccaagatcctttttttatttttctcttttttttttttttctggttctctctctctctctccaagacTATTCTACCACCAAACCAAGCgcctcttttctccttctttcttcgttcttctctgttctttctttttcccCCCTTCTTACTCTACTCCATATTCCAATTTAATTTAATCTGGAGCCAATCCTCCCCACAAAATTCCTCCACCTCTCCAAGAGTAACCCCATACCAAAACACAGTAACACACCTTGGCCACCTCTTCTCCGCCAAGGCCTTCTCTGCATGCCTGAGATCGTCAAAATGGACGGTCACGATCCCGTCGCAGGACCTCTCCGTCTGAACCCACCTCACCTGGCCGAAAGCCTCCTCGGACAGATCCAAGAACTCTTTGAAGCCGTGGACTGCCGTCGGATCCAGAGCTTGGTGCTCGGCTACTCTGCATGTACTCCTTTCGCACCGGAGAAGATGAAGGGTGAGGAGCAGTGGCGCTGGAGCTTGCGAGCGTGTGGGAATCGGGATCGACGTATGGTCGTGATTGGCTCGGGTTTCGGTCTGGATTCAACTGGTGATGGTGGTgctgtgagatggtggccggaagtggttgTCTTCgatgatggcagaggaagagaagaagaagagaggttgagggagagagagagagaccctgGTCTGGTCCTCTGCTGTGCTCGGAGACTTGAACTTGCGGCGGCTATCTTACTCGGAGATTTGGATTGCTTGGAAGAGCCTTgcagcggcggcggaggaggacgaAAAGACTTGAAGGCTGGGTTCGAATGTTCGACTAAGGGATTGAATTTGAAATCTGGAAGGGGATTGAATCATTTGTATGGGATTGAAGGCTGGGTATGAGTGTTCGACTAAGGGATTGATTCGATTGAATTTGAAATCTGGAAATCTAGGGTTCTATTATTCGAAGCTAGAGTATAGAGGATCGGGGACAATTGAGAAAATTAGCAAAAGTGAAAAACGATACCGTATATGAGGATTTTCCGATCTTGAATCCTGGAGTGGAGCTCGGTCCTGGTTGGAAATGGGATCGGAGCTGGaattggggagagagagagagagcagagagcagagagagaagcaaaaaaaaaaaatttaaaaaatgattaaaaataaaaagataaaaaagagaaaaagaaaagagagaaataataaaaaagaggaagtgagaggtattttagtcattttatacctgttttggacctgttgtgtgagaattagaaagaataaggactatccagtttagggctagtttgggattgctgtgacttttaaaaaaaactgctgTTGCTGTGTTGTgaaaataatcagctgtgaattaaaacagtttcgtgtttggtaaataatatttttaaaagtgctgtcagtacataaaacaactgtagatcatgttttgatccacagcagcttctaaaagcaacctctgggctgcttttaaaatctgctgccagtgacctataactttcaattaaagctgttttttatttatttaccaaacacaataaaacctaaaattttgaacaaaagctgatttttttaaaagcgaagcaatcccaaacggggccttaatttgaaaggcgagggactagactgttttttagggaaaagtttgaggagtaacaagtatttaatctatatatatatatatatatatatatatatatatatagggttatATAGGCAAAAaaccacaaatggtcactgagttatcacccattcgacacttaactcactgacttttcaaaaatatcacttaactcactcacatTTACCATTATCTTACACTTAACTCACTACCGTTAAATCTCCCGTTTGAAGCCGTTAAagttgagggtatatttgtctaaacactaaaataTACATttttaacttgaatttttttttttctaaataaacaattacatttttttttcaaattaaaagttaattttttattagaaattatcAGAAAACTATAAAAAGTTTGAAAAACAAATCTAACTTTCtttaaaaatttcatttttttaattttaatatttctttttcaaatatttatatgtaatttgggGAAAATGACCATCTATGTTCAAATTTTTAACAACACCATAGACGGGAGTGAGTTATGTGAAAGACGGATATTaaagtgagtgagttaagttatatttttaaaaagtcagtgagttaagtgtcgaacgAGTCATAATTCAGGGACAATTTGTGATaatttctcatatatatatatatatatgtgtgtgtgtgtgtttataattatactTGAGCTAGGCTGTAAGATGATATATATCTAGCTACCTACCTACCACAAGAACTAAAGCATTCATAGGTTAACCACATAGACAAACAAGAAATAGGTTCACATATTGGATATTCTTAGGGATTAAGATGTAACCCTAACACATGTTgctctgagttttttttttataattaaaattttatGCCAAGAAAAGCATTCACTTCCAGTATTGAGCCAAGTACATGGTTTATGAACCTGTTTCATAAAATCAATCTAATAGATTGTCCCAATGAAAGAATTGATTAGTGATTTTGACAACTCAACAACAACATGTATATATGTCTGGTTAATTGTTCAATAATTCTTTGGAACTATATGTGGTCACTTTCTTTCAAGTCCTATTCTATCGTTAAGCCTTTTTCTATGCATGCAGTTCACAAATTTTCAATGCCATAACTGATGGATGAATTGATATATATACAAGAAATGGATCGTAAACTTAACATGCAAGTTTTGCTATCTATTTAGTTAATTCCATTAACTATTCTTTTGCTAGTAGAGCACTCAATTCTCAAACCGCTACCCAAAAATGAATTTTTGTGTTTCCCGATTTTATGTAACACGAATATTTGGCATACCTATACAAGTGTTTAAACACGAATTTAATCTCATAACGTACAGTAACATGAGCGATCACATGCATATTGTGTGAAAGAAGTTATATATAACCAATATATAAATACGAGAGTAAACCATGCCAGGATATGAGAACGatggagaagaaaaaacaagaaaTCAAGTTGGAAACTTTAATTAACATGTACAATGTTTGACGAGCAATTAGTTCTTAGCTCGAGATATTTTCTTTCACTTCCCCTTAAGTCTCCATACACTCGCTACTCAAATATCCTCAACCTACCAGCAGCAGCTACTTGGTCCTTGGTAGATGGCAACAGATCAATGGAAGTTTTAATGCACAAATAATACCATGTCTGTTCCCAAAGGAACGGGTTGAAATCGCATTCCATGAACTTCGATCAACAAGAACTTATTTGGATCGAAACAATCGAACAGTCGAACTGAACCCAAGTTTTGGATCGAAATCAAATTATTTCCGAGAATAATTCATCGGCAAATGTTGCTATTTCAGGAGAGACTCTTGAGAATTATTTGGTATAATTAAATGGGTCTTGCTGTATATAATTGAAGAATCAAAAGCCCTATaattgaagaatgaagaggGCCACAGGAGAAAAAGCAGAACCGGCCATGCATAGATATGGACCcattagggatggcaatggggagggtagggtaaggggattAAATTATCATCCCCATACCCGACTTCATTTCCCATCCCCTTATccgccccaatccccgtaaTAAGATACTGAGGATTCCCCGTCCTCGTCCCCATTGGGGTTTAGGTCCTTGTACCCGCCTCAATCCccgttaacaatattactaatttactatataaaaattcatacaaataattttggattgtaaaatatgaagttaaaatcaaacatcaaataaaataaattttttatttcaatcaaggaaaattgacatgttgataaagatcttttattaaaaaaaaaatctttctttttttgaacatatttattaacagaatttaaatattgacaaaaagatgaagtATACATaactatttatttataaataatatcaaaaatatatataataaataatatatatatatatatatatatatatatatatatatatatttatttcagataattcttattgggtgggtatggggatgAGGATtaaaataccatccccgccccgtacccgatttcaaaattcgaatactggggatccccatccccgttacccgatttcccccgaatttctccccgttagggtcgaatacccgatggggatttttgccatccctaggACCCATATATTTTCAAGCTGCCTAACAAATTCCAACAatattagagcaactccaacagcttccctatattttaatttttctctactttagggaaaaatgagtatCTTTTGCTCTAACATATTCCCTATAAttatccctattttagagaaagtgaggaaagagaaaatcaaattccctatatttacagcaatctctaaaatttaaggaagaatatggagattttagagattgctgtaaaatagagaacttgttggagttggagaaaaaaaaagcatctttgacttttgcttccttaTTATGCATAAATTATAGGGAAACTGTTGAAGTTGCTCTTAGTGAATACTGATGAATGATTCCCAGATTTCCCGTTTCCCCATTCAAGAAAGTATAGGAGAAATTAATTAAGATCCCAGCAACTTTATTTAAATGAAGTAGACGAGCTATAACAGACACGAAAATTAAGCTCTGCAGTTACTTCGTTTCAGCATCATGTACTGTGTAATGTGCCTCAAATTAAATTCTCCAACAACTCGATCTAGCTACTCCAAAATTCCACATCAATGTCAATGGAGTCTGCCCAATGAGGAATGCTAGATAAATTAGTTACTCGTGTAATGCCGCAGTTGATATGTTAGGCACTAATAATTATTGATAATTAGGATTTGAATCACGTTAACGAACTTTTGAAGTTGATTTTGTCACCAATTGAAGTAAGTACACATCACATGCATTAACGTACTGTTACATTATGTAACCAGACAATCTAGTATGAAAATAATAACTTCGTACTACTTAATTACCATattctagggtttagggttaTTTAGGTAATCATTGGGTTCGTCCTTGATCTTACTTAAGGATATTTTTAAAGATAACCATAGtaaaataacaacaaactgtaaTTAGAATTGGCTGAATGATTTTCCAATTATTTGAGTTTTCTTGAAGATCATATAGGTCTAAGTAGATAGTTTTGGTCATAAATTGCAAGACTCCAAAAGAAGTCCATTAAAATTGAAGGCTAGGTCCTGTCATAATCTTCCTCTTGGATTTTCTCTCTTATCGATCGATCATCCCATCCATGTAAAAatgcaaaataaaataaatgcgCAAAAATTTCATATAAAttgttttcaacttttcatgTCCCCTCTTTTTGACAAAATCAGCAATAAATTAAATCATGCATGCCGCATATCACAAACATATCGTTGTTCAACAAATCACATATGGTTTGCCAACAAATCTTTCAGAAACCAAAAACAATTGGTATAGAACAAGCAGATCGATCAGATAGAGTAGagcaatatatatatgaatgaaatAGTTTCTTATTAATTCTTGCGAAGTATATATGTAACACTTGTACTTGTACATGCACCACCAAAACAGTTCAAAATAATACTGGACAAATCTAGAAActgtgaagaaaaagaaaaaaaaaaaacaattaaaacatcAACCACCTCCCGCCAAAGAAAACACAGAGCTAGAGAGCAATAAGCTTACAGTTTCCATGCATGACGACAACGACGACGAGGACGACCCATCTTCTTCTACCTCCTCTTGTTCTTGCTCCCAATCAGCAACGAAAAATAGAAGAGAATCCTGAACAGAAACCCCCAGGCCACCGTGATCCACAAGCAATTCCACTTGCTCAGCTGAGTCACTCCCTGCTGCTTCAATAAATCACTCCCAGTCGTCAAGCAAGTCGTCCTCGTAATCGTCATCCCCAGCGTCTCGCTCATGCTGCCCAGAAGCTTCACCTTCAGCGCCGCCGGGACCGAAGCCAGCGGAGTATTATCAAATATCTGTACACCCCTCACGAAGCACTTAGTCGGGTCCTGAAACTCGTTCTGCATTACAGCCTCGTAGGGGTACTTCACTAGTGACATGTAGTGGAACCAAATCCAGTAGTCCGGGATTCTGTTACGGTTTATGAAGAAGCCACTGAAGAGAAGGAAGTAGGCTAAGATTGCCACGACTATAGTGTAGCCGAGCATGACGTGGGGGACGACGCCGGAGAGGAATGTGACGAATGAGCTTCCCGCCCAGAACGAGGCGAAGA
Protein-coding regions in this window:
- the LOC133715587 gene encoding uncharacterized protein LOC133715587, with protein sequence MASLSPSSSPRLPNPFPLSSPPKTHNPKPLLSFPTRATDPETPPSDPAPEPGSDFDDRLSQVRLRYRSGTGKKAEARKTKKSKSSGSGSSGSNVFLPPVPLKEPVSGGLKVDFGFSPYSERVNGRVALLGLAALLLVELATGKSVLKFHTPPVVLIQVYFVAAATAVYIKYEKEKVSVWPQSPPLKE